In the genome of Calothrix sp. PCC 6303, the window GATGCGATGCGACGCAGAATTCTGGCACCACTCAAACAAGAACTTCAAGCTTTTGCAGATATTTCACCACGCCAAATTAAGGTTCTTGATGTTGCTTGTGGCACAGGTAGAACTTTAAAGCTCATGCGTAGTACATTGCCGGAAGCTTCTTTATTTGGGACTGATTTGTCTCCTGCTTACTTGCGTAAAGCTAATGAGACATTATCTCAGATACCTGGAGAATTGCCACAATTGGTTAATGGAAACGCTGAGGAGTTAGCCTACTTGGACGATTATTTTCATGCTGTAACTTCGGTTTTTCTATTTCACGAGTTGCCTGGGGTAGCACGTCAAAATGTAATTGAGCAGTGCTTTAGGGTGACAAAACCAGGTGGATCATTCATTATTTGTGACTCAATCCAAACGAGTGACTCTCCTGAATTTGAGGAAATGATGGATAATTTTCACGCAACTTTCCACGAACCCTATTACAGGCACTACATGAGTGACAATTTGGTTGAAAGATTAGAAAAAGCTGGGTTTGTGAATATTGAGACACAGGTTCACTTCGCTAGTAAATATTGGATTGCTCATAAGCCCAAATAGTAGTCTGTCAATTTTATTTTGATGATTATGTAGACATCCACAATCCTGTAGAGACGTAGCATTGCTACGTCTCTACAACCGTCATTTTTATCTTGACAGACCACTAGTGGTCTGTCCCACTGGTTTTAGGGGGTTAGTTGGATGCCAAAACCCTTGTAGAGAAGCAAAATTTTGCATCTCTATATTCTTCAGAATTAACGGGACAGACCACTAGTCTGCCAGATACGGGGGATTCCTAATCAAAAGATTATCCCATCGTCAGGGTGCAATACCCTGCCCCCTACAGGTCAATTTGGGCTTTGGGATAATTTACCAAAGTCTGGGGGTTTAATTCCCCTGTCTCTACAGACAGCTTTCTTACAAACTTTAACGGAGGCACAGCCCCCGTTAAGTTTGCGCTTTTTACAAAGTTAAGTGAAGGCAAAGTCCCCACGAACGAGTGCGCTATTTTGTGTCGGGGTAAAATCCCCGTTACAAAGCATACTCATTACTCATTACTTATTTTTTAAACTTTGAAATTTAGCATACGGGGCTGTACTTGATAATGATACAGACTATACGAACAAAATAGAATACAGATGTTTGATTACAATTTTTACATTACAGTTAATCGCTAGTACGATAAACATGTAATTATTAACACCAATTGAAGGTGTAAGAATGCATTTATTATTACATGTATATGTTATGTTATCAGGATATATTTCATTACAAATTTAGTTGCAATTAATATATTAAATAACTTACTATACTAACTCTCTGCGCCCACTACCACGGTATGATGGTGGTCTTTCAGGTCTTTTAGAACTCTTAGGCTTTGTATTTGTCTTTGGTTTGGCCGATAATAGAACTTCTGTTTTTAGATTAAAGGTTTGCCCTTGGTTATTAATAGCAAAGGAACCAAGTACAAAGGTTGTAGCTAAAAGTGAGATGGCAACACGCATAGCAAATGTTTATTTCTGAACTCTCCAATACACTGATACTTAGATTTAGTTTGTGTATCCGGATGGTTTATTTTGTAGTATTGTTTTTTACTACAGGAAATTACTGTTGCTGATTTGTTGTCAAGGTGATTTATAAAAATGATTTTAACGAAATTTACGGAATTCCCCATGCCTTTACAAGCTGGGGATGGATAGCAAGGTTTGCTCTATCAAGTAGATTAATTTTTTTGATCTAAGTTAGTAGCTTGTTCGATGGCGCTTTTTTCTTTTGCTCGATAGGCATATGGCTGGAGTTGCTTATCAGTACAACCTGTTAAGATGGTTAAATTTTCGATACTGATGCCACGCATTAACATTTCTACTCGCCATGTGTGTTGTGTTTGGATAATCGTAGGTTTTCGAGATTGTGGTGTATACATATTGTCTGTCCATTTTTGCCATCGTTGCTGGATTTCTAGTTCTGATATTGATGAACCCTTGTCGTTGATAAACATAGTGGGATAATCATCTTTGCGGCTTTTAAGCCATTTAGCTAAGGGGTTATTGTTATAAACTCCGTAGTGCTTGCCCATTATCCATTGGTTGAGGGGTACCTGACGGCTGGATGTAGGGGTAGAGATTTGCAGAATGTGTGCTTGTGGAGTTTGTATTTGCTGAGTTTTTTGCAAGGAAATGATTTCATTGACTGATAATCCGGCTGCGAATAGCACGTATGCTAAAGCGTAATCTTGTAATCCTGATTTTCTAGCCTGTTGTAAGATTTTGAAAACTAGATTGCCTGGTAAGTCAACAACTTCAGAGCTTAATTCTAAATTCGCCGTATTCATACTAAAAGCTGGTGTGGATAAATTATTTTGGGTTACAAATAAGTTAATTAAACTGTTGATAAAATCGTCTTGATTTTGCCATAGCTCGGTAAACTCGCTGGTAAACTCGATAATTGCATATCCAAAAATTGTGGCATTTAATAAAGCTGCAAGTTTGTGGGGAGGTAAGTTCGTGTTTAGGGAACCTTGAGTTACTGCTTTTGCTAGGTAGTCTCCCAGCTGTTGATTTATTTTTTTGATCCCTCTTCCTAATACCTGCCGATTTTCTGTAGGATATTGGCTGGCTTCGCCGATAAGCGATCGCATTAACTCTGGAACCTGTTCCAAACTCAGTAAAGCATTACTTGCATAGTCGTGAATAATTTGACTGACATCACCCTCGTTATAGAGGTTTTTGGCTAAATATTCTCCCAGATTTTGAAATGCTGTTGATTCTTCCAGCAGTGCCAAAAGTAATCCATACTTGTTTCCAAATTGTCGAAATAGAGTTACCTCGTTTACTTCTGCTAAGTCGGCAATTTGTCTAGTTGTGGTACTTGTGACACCTTGAGTTGTAAATAACTCAAGTGCAGTTTTAATTATACGTTGACGAGCTGGACTGAGTTGAGATGACATATAACTGAATAACAAAACAATATTGTAGGGAAATTTGAGGAATTATTGCAAGCGATACTTGCAATAATTTTTCAGAGGTGCTAACTTAGTAAATGTAAGCAATACTTGCTTTTGTCCTGTAGAAGATTCATATCTTGATATTCAAGGCTCATTTTCTTCTACTAGTTCATTAAAGAAATTTGCTCACCTAAGGGTCGAAAATCCTCATTTTAGCCAATTATTGAGCAATAAGTAGCTTTTACACCCATATATATAAAGTCAAGAAATTTTATGACAGTTAAATCAAATTCCCACGCCACTACGGGCGGAGATTCTGGTGCGATCGCGCAGCCACTCAATTGGACATACATCATATTTTTTGCCGCATTTCATCTGTTAGCGTTACTTGCACCATGGTTTTTTTCCTGGCAAGCCTTATTTACAGCGCTGTTTTTGCATTGGCTATGTGGTAGTATTGGCATCTGCTTAGGATATCACCGATTATTAAGCCATAAAAGTTTTCAAGTACCCCAATGGTTGGAATATGCGATCGCTATTTGCGGCGCTCTAGCACTACAAGGTGGTCCAATATTTTGGGTTGGTGGACACCGGATACATCATGCCCATACAGAGGATGTCGATAAAGATCCCTATTCTGCCAAGCGCGGATTTTGGTGGAGTCACATACTGTGGCTTTTCTACCCACGTCCAGAGTTTTTCAACCGCGAAATATACCAAAAATCTGCCCCAGATTTAGCACGACAACCATTTTATCAATGGCTTGACCGTCATTTCCTCTTGTTGCAAGTTCCTTTAGCTCTATTACTATACGCTTTGGGTGGATGGTCTTTTGTGATCTACGGAATCTTTGTCAAATCAGTATTGCTATGGCACTCAACCTGGTTTGTTAATTCCGCAACACACACATGGGGATATAAAACTTTTGCCGCAGATGATAATGCCCGTAATCTTTGGTGGGTTTCCGTTGTCACCTATGGAGAAGGATGGCACAATAATCACCATACCTATCCCAATGTCGCCAAATCTGGGTATAAATGGTGGGAAATAGATCCTACTTGGTGGAGTATTCGAGCATTGCAGAGATTGGGTTTAGCGAAAAAAGTCATCTTATATAAATCGTAATGTCGCGCTGCTGATTTTATGTGTAGCTGTAGCATTTCTACTTTTAAGTTTCTTTAACCCATAACGGGGGATACGAAGCCCCCCGTTAACCGCTCTGCATCTTTTCGGCAGATGTTTAATCAAGCTCCGTCTCAGTTTTTCCCCTTGCTCCCTGCCCCCTTGCCCCCTTCTCCCCTGCTTCTGTTTGACGATGGTTTGCTGCTTGATTTAACAACGAATCGGCAAATGCGATCGCATCCTGTGCAGACTTCCCACCAGCTAACTGTGCCAGTTCATCCCGGCGTTTATTGAGGTTATCTAGGGCAGCTACACGGACAACGGTGCGCTCTTCCCCATTGCCGTTGTTCTCTTTTTTACCTTTAATTTGATTAACTATCTGTTTTGACACTCTAAAATGTCTATCTGCCATTGCTGCTATCAGTGGTTGGTGTGTTACACACAATACCTGTTGCTGCTGACTAATTTGATGTAATTTGTCGGCGATACTTTGGGCAACTCTTCCCGATACACCCACATCAATTTCATCAAATACCATTGTCCCTGGTGCATCAATTTGGGAAAAACAAGCTTTCAAAGCCAATAGAAAGCGGCTCATTTCTCCACCGGATGCGGTTTCTGTAAGGGGTTGGAGTGGTTCTCCAGGGTTGGGACTAAATAAAAAGCTAATTTTATCAGCACCTGCCGGGGTGGGGGCAATGGGGACAATTCCTACTTGAAATTGGACTTTTTCCATTGCCAAAGGTTTGAGTTGTTTAATAATCTGAGTTTCTAATTGGGCTGCGGCTGTGCGTCTGAGTTGTGTTAACTTACTGCACGCTTTTGTTAATTTGTCAAGGCATACTTTTTCTTGTTTCTCTAAACTTTCAACCGATTGCTCACTATCTGTGAGTGCGGCTAATTCTGCTTGGACGCGGTTGTAGTGGGTAATTACTTCGGCTAAACTTGGACCATACTTCCGGCAAATTTGCTTAAGTTCTCTGATTCTGGCTTCCACTTCTTCTAAACGTTGGGGATCAGCTTCCAATTCTTCCCCATAGGTATTAATTTCTCTAGCGACTTCACTCACCGCAGTTTGAGCATCCCGAATCATATCCAAGAGATATTGCAATCCAGAATCATATTCAATCATATCGGTGAGTAATGATTCTGTATCCCCTAATAGGTCGTTTGCCGTGGGATTATCTCCATCATTTTGGTAGAGAGCTTGGTAAGCAGTGTAACTCATCTGTTGTAAGTCCACTACATGAGTTAAGCGATCGCTTTCTTGCTGCAACTGTTCTAATTCGTTGGCATCGGTGAGATTTGCCTCGTTTAATTCCTGAACTTGATAAGATAATAGGTCTAATTGCTGCAAGCGATCGCGTTCGGAAGTGCGACGTTGTTCTAAAGCTTGGTGAACCTGTTGATACTCAGCAAAGCTACTAGCTACAATTTGACGCTGTTGATTAGGACTATCACCTGCATAAACATCCAACCAATCCCGAATCTGGTTGGATTGCCCCACCTGTACACTCTGTCCTTGGGCGGTAATTTCCACCAGCTTTTCCCGCAATCCCACCATCACTTGACGGTTTACCAATACCCCATTCACCCGTGAACGACTGCGGATATTACTTGTCACTGCCGTAATTTCCCGGCTGACGACGATGGAGTTATCATCAATTAAATCAATTTCTTGCTCACTCAACCAAGCAGCCAAATTCGGGTTGATACTGAAAGTTCCCTCAACTAAAGCTCTATTTGTTTGAGTCCGAATCACCCGACTAGATACTTTACCACCCAAAACTGCATCAATAGCATCAAGAATAATTGACTTTCCCGCACCAGTTTCACCTGTGAGGACATTCAAACCCCCACCAAACTCCAATTCTAACTGGTCGATGAGGGCAAAATTTTCGATCCGCAGAGAAATCAACATCTAGCTCAAATCTCCGTCAAGGCACAGGATACATGGAAAATTGGAAGATATTTGGGATAGCTTTTCAAATTACTAAACCTCAAATTGGCTAAGAATTCCACCGTTAGAACTGACCCAAAGATTACCTGCTGGATGCATTTGTAATTAGTGTATCAGTCCCAACCATTATAGAGTGTACCAAACCTCCCTTAGTTTGACTTTGTTTGCAATAAACGGTGACAAAAATCAGTTTGATTTACCGCTCCGTTAAACTTACCCATAACTACTCAAGTCTAGACTTAAATTAATTACGCAATGACATTGTGTAATTAATTCTGCTTGGTTACTTGTATTCCCCGACTCATAGGGTTTAAGGAAGTCAGTTTTTAACATAATTTTCAATCGTCTACATCAGTATAAACACTTGATCAAGTCAGACGCTCGACATAGATTAATATTATTATCCCATTGTAAAAATTACGTATGAATTTTCCTAATTGAGATTTTTACTATGTTACTTTGTGAAGTACCACAAATTAAAAAACCAGTAATGAGTAATGAGTAATAAGTCTGTTTTGTGACGAGGATTTAAACCCCAAACGTGTTTAAACAAACCAAATTGGAACTCACGCAATACAAATTTACATCATTGCAATGCAAGGTAGAAGTTTCGACTACTTAGCATAAGTCACTCAGTACTACCTGTATAAATATCAAAACCAGTCTAAAATAATACGCAAAAACACATACAAATGCGTTTAATATCGAAAATCGCTTTAGCATCTTTCAGTTCTACCATACTTAGTTTGGCAACATCTCATCCAGTAATCGCAGGATCCATATATTCAGTTATTGACCTGGGTACTGTGGGTAGTAATTACAATGGTGGTTCTGCCAATAGTCTCAACAAACAAGGTCAAGTAGTCGGTTACTCATCCTCTGTGGATGGGGATAGTGATCGAGGATTTATCTGGCAAAATGGAGTTATCCAAGATCTTGGTGCTTTGAATAGTAGTGAAGGCTACAACTTTACCTATGCCTACAGCATCAATAATCAAGGTCTGGTAGTTGGTCAATCTGGCGACAAAGCATTCATCTGGGAAGATGGAAACATGCAAAGCATAGGTACTAGTGGCAGTTATGCCCTTGGCATCAATGATCAAGGTCAGGTAGTTGGTCAATCTGCTGGCAAGGCATTTATCTGGAAAGATGGAATCATGGAAAATTTTGGCACTGACAATAGTTATGCCACTGCCATTAACAACCAAGGTCAGGTAGTGGGTTACTCTGGTGAACAGCTATTTATCTGGCAAAACGGAGTCATGCAAAGCTTTGGTAGTAGCGATAGTCGTGCCACTGCCATCAATAACCAAGGTCAAGTAGTTGGTTACTCGGATGAGGGGGCATTTATTTGGCAAAACGGAGTCATGCAAAATCTTGGTTATTTAAGTACTGATGGTTCCCACAACCCCAGTTATGCCAATGGAATCAATGACAAAGGTCAGGTAGTTGGTCAATCTGGTAGCGGGGCGTTTTTATGGGAAAACGGAGTCATGAAAGACTTAAATGACCTGATTTCACCTCGTAGCGGTTGGATTTTATCTTACGCAAACGCTATTAATAATTCAGGTGATATTGTCGGTACTGGTTACTTCGATGGGAATTACCGTGCTTTCCTGTTGAAATATCAACCATCAACTTCTGTACCTGAATCTAATACTACACTTGGTTTGTTGGCTGTATTAGCTGTTGGTGGTATTTCCAAATCAAGACGCAAACAAGCTACAAATTTGAATTAAACTAGAATTTTAGGATTAATTTTTTGCGTATTCGATAGAAATTGGGCTCCCTTAACTAGTTGAGCGGAATACTTAAAAGAATTCACAATATTCGCAGAGCGAGAAGCAAGCTACGCAATTATGTTTTGTAACCACTTACCAGTTGATAAATTCTTTTTATAGAGGCAGAAATTTGAAGCGTAGCAACTGCCTCCTGTTTTCTAATCGTTAGATACCGCAGTTTTCTTAGTTCTGGGTTTTACCTTGGGTACCCAACCAGGTACTTCACCGTCTTCCCAGCCAGCCGGACGCTTAGAATTGTACCAACCAATGGAACCAATGACGGTTGCGGCGACAAATCCACCTATTGCCAAAAGCACTAAGGCTGCTTGAATGTACCAGTCATAGGTTGCTTTATCGATTGTTGCTAATAAGATACTCATAGTGCTGTTCTGTGTAAATAATAATAAACGACTATTACAAAATCTTAATATATAAACTACACAACATCAATCTAACCTAGGGATGGGAAAATCTTAGAAGACTTTCCACCGGAAGGTCTCTAGTAGTCTGTCAATTTTATTTTGGCGGTTATATACGCATCCACAATCCCGTAGAGACGTAGCAGCGCCTTATATCCCGCCACTGATTCGGATTACCAAATTCAATGGGGGACTTACGGCGATATAGTTAAAATCCTAAATCTGCCTTTGCTAATTCCGCTGCTGCAAACACTTCTGCGTCGCTTTGTTCTTCCCAAATTGGATCACCAACTTCGCGGTAAAATTGTTCATCATAGGGACGAGTTCTCACAACAACAGGCATGGGAACAGCATGACCTAATATTAAAGCTTGCTGTTTAGAATCTAGCTTCGCTAAAACTGAACGCAAAGCGGTACCACCAGATACCCCGGTAAAAATTGCCTCAATATCTTTTTCGTCATTAAGTAATGCAGTGACGCGGGTACCAATTTGGGACATGACTTCATTATCTATCCCTGATGGACGTTGATCTACAACTAAGAGGGTGACAAAGTATTTCCGCATCTCCCGTGCAATTGTCCCAAAAATCGTACTGGCAACGATTGCCGGATCAAGAAATCGGTGTGCTTCTTCGATGGTAA includes:
- a CDS encoding class I SAM-dependent methyltransferase, coding for MSDILTKLTYQTFQQGKNYFALGHKALSAELKKLVSPSKSSLKPISANLLLNLQNRLNTLLEIDWQDAEDGVYPKSLLFDNSWEDFFRYYPMVWLDAPQVWERSQQQKYQDFSSEVNTEGYPSYYLQNFHNQTNGYLSDLSANLYDLQVEILFGGSTDAMRRRILAPLKQELQAFADISPRQIKVLDVACGTGRTLKLMRSTLPEASLFGTDLSPAYLRKANETLSQIPGELPQLVNGNAEELAYLDDYFHAVTSVFLFHELPGVARQNVIEQCFRVTKPGGSFIICDSIQTSDSPEFEEMMDNFHATFHEPYYRHYMSDNLVERLEKAGFVNIETQVHFASKYWIAHKPK
- the patX gene encoding heterocyst-inhibiting protein PatX encodes the protein MRVAISLLATTFVLGSFAINNQGQTFNLKTEVLLSAKPKTNTKPKSSKRPERPPSYRGSGRRELV
- a CDS encoding TetR/AcrR family transcriptional regulator; protein product: MSSQLSPARQRIIKTALELFTTQGVTSTTTRQIADLAEVNEVTLFRQFGNKYGLLLALLEESTAFQNLGEYLAKNLYNEGDVSQIIHDYASNALLSLEQVPELMRSLIGEASQYPTENRQVLGRGIKKINQQLGDYLAKAVTQGSLNTNLPPHKLAALLNATIFGYAIIEFTSEFTELWQNQDDFINSLINLFVTQNNLSTPAFSMNTANLELSSEVVDLPGNLVFKILQQARKSGLQDYALAYVLFAAGLSVNEIISLQKTQQIQTPQAHILQISTPTSSRQVPLNQWIMGKHYGVYNNNPLAKWLKSRKDDYPTMFINDKGSSISELEIQQRWQKWTDNMYTPQSRKPTIIQTQHTWRVEMLMRGISIENLTILTGCTDKQLQPYAYRAKEKSAIEQATNLDQKN
- a CDS encoding acyl-CoA desaturase translates to MTVKSNSHATTGGDSGAIAQPLNWTYIIFFAAFHLLALLAPWFFSWQALFTALFLHWLCGSIGICLGYHRLLSHKSFQVPQWLEYAIAICGALALQGGPIFWVGGHRIHHAHTEDVDKDPYSAKRGFWWSHILWLFYPRPEFFNREIYQKSAPDLARQPFYQWLDRHFLLLQVPLALLLYALGGWSFVIYGIFVKSVLLWHSTWFVNSATHTWGYKTFAADDNARNLWWVSVVTYGEGWHNNHHTYPNVAKSGYKWWEIDPTWWSIRALQRLGLAKKVILYKS
- the recN gene encoding DNA repair protein RecN; amino-acid sequence: MLISLRIENFALIDQLELEFGGGLNVLTGETGAGKSIILDAIDAVLGGKVSSRVIRTQTNRALVEGTFSINPNLAAWLSEQEIDLIDDNSIVVSREITAVTSNIRSRSRVNGVLVNRQVMVGLREKLVEITAQGQSVQVGQSNQIRDWLDVYAGDSPNQQRQIVASSFAEYQQVHQALEQRRTSERDRLQQLDLLSYQVQELNEANLTDANELEQLQQESDRLTHVVDLQQMSYTAYQALYQNDGDNPTANDLLGDTESLLTDMIEYDSGLQYLLDMIRDAQTAVSEVAREINTYGEELEADPQRLEEVEARIRELKQICRKYGPSLAEVITHYNRVQAELAALTDSEQSVESLEKQEKVCLDKLTKACSKLTQLRRTAAAQLETQIIKQLKPLAMEKVQFQVGIVPIAPTPAGADKISFLFSPNPGEPLQPLTETASGGEMSRFLLALKACFSQIDAPGTMVFDEIDVGVSGRVAQSIADKLHQISQQQQVLCVTHQPLIAAMADRHFRVSKQIVNQIKGKKENNGNGEERTVVRVAALDNLNKRRDELAQLAGGKSAQDAIAFADSLLNQAANHRQTEAGEKGARGQGARGKTETELD
- a CDS encoding HAF repeat-containing PEP-CTERM protein: MRLISKIALASFSSTILSLATSHPVIAGSIYSVIDLGTVGSNYNGGSANSLNKQGQVVGYSSSVDGDSDRGFIWQNGVIQDLGALNSSEGYNFTYAYSINNQGLVVGQSGDKAFIWEDGNMQSIGTSGSYALGINDQGQVVGQSAGKAFIWKDGIMENFGTDNSYATAINNQGQVVGYSGEQLFIWQNGVMQSFGSSDSRATAINNQGQVVGYSDEGAFIWQNGVMQNLGYLSTDGSHNPSYANGINDKGQVVGQSGSGAFLWENGVMKDLNDLISPRSGWILSYANAINNSGDIVGTGYFDGNYRAFLLKYQPSTSVPESNTTLGLLAVLAVGGISKSRRKQATNLN
- the psb35 gene encoding photosystem II assembly protein Psb35 → MSILLATIDKATYDWYIQAALVLLAIGGFVAATVIGSIGWYNSKRPAGWEDGEVPGWVPKVKPRTKKTAVSND